From a single Bacillus pseudomycoides DSM 12442 genomic region:
- the yhbH gene encoding sporulation protein YhbH, with protein sequence MGEENQPNYTISQENWSLHRKGHDDQQRHQEKVQEAIKNNLPDLVTEENIVMSNGRDVVKIPIRSLDEYKIRYNYDKNKHVGQGTGDSKVGDVVARDGAGGQKQKGPGKGQGAGDAAGEDYYEAEVSILELEQAFFKELELPNLKRKEMDENRIEHIEFNDIRKTGLWGNIDKKRTMISAYKRNAMNGKPAFHPIRQEDLKFRTWNEVLKPDSKAVVLAMMDTSGSMGIWEKYMARSFFFWMTRFLRTKYETVDIEFIAHHTEAKVVTEEEFFSKGESGGTICSSVYRKALELIDGKYSPERYNIYPFHFSDGDNLTSDNARCVKFVQELMKVCNMFGYGEVNQYNRHSTLMSAYKNIKDENFRYYILKQKADVFHAMKSFFREESGEKMA encoded by the coding sequence ATGGGCGAAGAAAATCAACCAAATTATACAATTTCACAGGAAAACTGGTCCCTCCATCGCAAAGGACATGACGATCAACAACGCCATCAAGAAAAGGTACAAGAGGCAATTAAGAATAACTTACCAGACCTTGTGACAGAAGAAAATATCGTGATGTCTAATGGTAGGGACGTTGTAAAAATACCAATTCGGTCTTTAGATGAATATAAAATTAGATATAACTACGATAAGAATAAACATGTTGGGCAAGGAACTGGTGATAGTAAAGTTGGCGATGTGGTTGCAAGAGATGGGGCAGGTGGTCAAAAGCAAAAAGGACCAGGAAAAGGGCAAGGTGCAGGGGATGCAGCTGGAGAAGATTATTATGAAGCAGAAGTATCAATTTTAGAATTAGAGCAAGCATTTTTTAAAGAGTTGGAGCTGCCTAATTTAAAGCGGAAAGAAATGGATGAAAATCGTATTGAACATATTGAATTTAATGACATTAGAAAAACAGGATTGTGGGGAAATATTGATAAAAAACGGACGATGATCTCAGCTTACAAACGAAATGCGATGAATGGAAAGCCAGCTTTTCATCCAATTCGTCAAGAAGATTTGAAGTTCCGAACATGGAATGAAGTGTTGAAGCCAGATTCCAAAGCTGTTGTATTAGCAATGATGGATACGAGCGGATCTATGGGGATTTGGGAGAAGTATATGGCGCGTAGTTTCTTCTTTTGGATGACAAGATTCTTACGTACAAAGTACGAAACGGTAGATATAGAGTTTATTGCACATCACACAGAAGCGAAGGTCGTGACAGAAGAAGAGTTTTTCTCAAAAGGAGAAAGTGGTGGAACAATCTGTTCCTCTGTTTATAGAAAAGCACTTGAGCTTATAGATGGCAAGTATTCACCGGAACGCTATAATATTTATCCATTTCATTTTTCAGATGGAGATAACTTAACATCAGATAATGCTCGGTGTGTGAAGTTTGTGCAAGAATTGATGAAGGTATGTAATATGTTTGGGTATGGGGAAGTAAACCAGTACAATCGTCACAGTACGCTTATGTCAGCCTATAAAAATATTAAAGATGAGAATTTCAGATACTATATTTTAAAGCAGAAAGCTGATGTGTTTCATGCAATGAAGAGCTTTTTTAGAGAAGAATCAGGTGAGAAAATGGCGTAG